From Thermoanaerobacterales bacterium, a single genomic window includes:
- a CDS encoding P-II family nitrogen regulator: MKKVEAIIRASRLEAVTEALNRFGIQGMTVTDVLGCGLQKGHREIYRGAEYIKLLPKVKIEIVLQDSAADKVVETIIAAARTGEVGDGKIFIYPVETAVRIRTGESGDKAI, from the coding sequence TTGAAAAAGGTGGAGGCCATCATCCGGGCCAGCAGACTGGAGGCGGTCACCGAGGCCCTGAACAGGTTCGGCATCCAGGGGATGACGGTGACCGATGTCCTGGGCTGCGGGTTGCAGAAGGGGCACCGGGAGATCTACCGGGGCGCCGAGTACATCAAGCTGCTGCCCAAGGTTAAGATCGAGATCGTTCTCCAGGACAGCGCGGCCGACAAGGTCGTAGAAACCATTATCGCCGCCGCGCGCACCGGTGAGGTGGGAGACGGCAAGATCTTCATCTACCCGGTGGAAACGGCGGTCCGCATTCGTACAGGTGAGTCTGGTGACAAAGCGATTTAG
- a CDS encoding ammonium transporter, translated as MLHTLLRRGLRRGLPAVLLLLATPLAAWAAEEGPAIDTGDTTWVLVSAALVMLMTPGLALFYGGMVSRKNVLNTVMLSFIALCVISVQWVLWGYSLAFGPDVGHIIGSLDWLGLQGVGQAPSDTYATTVPHQAFMAFQMMFAILTPALITGALAERMRFSAFLLFLVLWATFVYDPLCHWVWAADGWLCNLGALDFAGGTVVHIASGVAGLVTALVLGKRKGYGKRPMPPHNLPLTVLGAALLWFGWFGFNAGSAVAANGLAASAFVVTNTAAAAAALGWVVTEWLRQGKPTVLGAASGCVAGLVAITPAAGFVSVVPAVIIGLAAGVLCYLAVSVLKRALGYDDALDAFGIHGIGGTLGALATGVFAVKAVNELGSGLLDGNPGQLVTQLIAVVASWAFVALATFVILKIVGLIVPLRVSEEDEETGLDVTQHGESGYSDDFALGSALAAGAVKASAAVTSGASVPQKA; from the coding sequence ATGCTGCATACCCTCTTGAGGCGCGGGTTGCGCCGCGGCCTCCCGGCGGTCCTGCTGCTATTGGCGACCCCGCTGGCGGCCTGGGCGGCGGAGGAGGGCCCGGCGATCGACACCGGCGACACGACATGGGTCCTGGTCTCGGCGGCCCTGGTCATGCTGATGACCCCCGGGCTGGCCCTCTTCTACGGCGGGATGGTCTCCCGCAAGAACGTCCTGAACACGGTCATGCTGAGCTTCATTGCCCTGTGCGTCATTTCCGTCCAGTGGGTGCTGTGGGGCTACTCCCTGGCCTTCGGGCCGGACGTGGGGCATATTATCGGCTCCCTCGACTGGCTCGGCCTGCAGGGGGTCGGCCAGGCGCCCAGCGACACCTACGCCACGACGGTTCCTCACCAGGCCTTCATGGCCTTCCAGATGATGTTCGCCATCCTGACGCCGGCCCTGATTACCGGGGCGCTGGCGGAGAGAATGCGCTTTTCGGCCTTCCTGCTCTTCCTGGTCCTTTGGGCGACCTTCGTTTACGACCCGCTGTGCCACTGGGTCTGGGCCGCCGACGGCTGGCTGTGCAACCTGGGCGCCCTGGACTTCGCGGGCGGCACGGTGGTCCACATCGCGTCCGGCGTGGCCGGCCTGGTGACCGCCCTGGTGCTCGGGAAGCGCAAGGGCTACGGCAAGCGGCCCATGCCCCCGCATAACCTGCCGCTGACCGTCCTCGGCGCGGCGCTCCTGTGGTTCGGCTGGTTCGGCTTCAACGCCGGCAGCGCCGTGGCGGCCAACGGCCTGGCGGCCAGCGCCTTCGTCGTCACCAACACCGCCGCGGCGGCCGCCGCCCTGGGCTGGGTGGTCACGGAATGGCTGCGGCAGGGCAAGCCGACCGTCCTCGGCGCGGCCAGCGGCTGCGTGGCCGGCCTGGTGGCCATCACCCCCGCCGCCGGCTTCGTCAGCGTCGTCCCGGCGGTGATCATCGGCCTGGCGGCCGGGGTCCTCTGCTACCTGGCGGTCAGTGTCCTGAAGCGGGCGCTGGGCTATGACGACGCCCTGGACGCCTTCGGCATCCACGGTATCGGTGGCACTCTGGGCGCCCTGGCCACCGGCGTCTTCGCCGTCAAGGCGGTCAATGAGCTGGGCAGCGGCCTCCTCGACGGCAACCCCGGGCAACTGGTGACGCAGCTCATCGCCGTCGTGGCCAGTTGGGCCTTCGTCGCCCTGGCGACCTTCGTGATCTTGAAGATCGTCGGCCTGATCGTCCCGCTGCGGGTGTCCGAGGAGGACGAAGAGACCGGGCTGGATGTCACGCAGCACGGCGAGAGCGGTTACTCGGACGACTTCGCCCTCGGCTCCGCCCTGGCGGCCGGCGCCGTCAAGGCGAGCGCGGCGGTTACTTCCGGGGCATCGGTGCCGCAAAAGGCCTGA
- the nifH gene encoding nitrogenase iron protein — translation MRKVAIYGKGGIGKSTTQQNTAAAMAHFFGKRMFIHGCDPKADCTRLVLGGKPQVTVMDTLRELGQEAVTVERVVKTGFGGIRCVESGGPEPGVGCAGRGVITAINIMEEVGAYSSDLDFIFFDVLGDVVCGGFAMPVREGKAQEIYIVASGEMMALYAANNICRGMVKYAEQSGVRLGGIICNSRNVDGERELVEEFCARIGTQMIHFVPRDNIVQKAEFNRQTVVQFDPDCNQAREYRELARRIIENERFVIPQPMSMDEMEELVVKYGLLD, via the coding sequence ATGCGCAAGGTGGCCATCTACGGCAAGGGGGGCATCGGCAAGTCGACCACCCAGCAGAACACGGCGGCGGCTATGGCCCACTTCTTCGGCAAAAGGATGTTCATCCACGGGTGCGACCCCAAGGCCGACTGCACCCGCCTCGTCCTGGGGGGTAAGCCGCAGGTGACGGTGATGGACACCCTCCGGGAACTGGGACAGGAGGCGGTGACCGTGGAGCGGGTCGTCAAGACCGGGTTCGGCGGGATCAGGTGCGTCGAATCAGGAGGGCCCGAACCGGGTGTGGGGTGTGCCGGACGCGGCGTAATCACCGCCATCAATATAATGGAAGAAGTGGGAGCCTATTCTTCTGACCTGGACTTCATCTTCTTCGACGTTTTGGGCGACGTGGTTTGCGGCGGTTTTGCGATGCCGGTGCGGGAAGGCAAGGCGCAGGAGATTTACATCGTTGCCTCCGGCGAAATGATGGCCCTGTACGCGGCCAACAACATCTGCCGCGGGATGGTCAAATACGCCGAGCAGAGCGGCGTGCGCCTGGGTGGCATCATCTGCAACAGCCGGAACGTGGACGGGGAAAGGGAACTGGTGGAGGAGTTCTGCGCCAGAATCGGTACGCAGATGATCCACTTCGTACCCCGGGATAACATCGTGCAGAAGGCGGAGTTCAATCGTCAGACCGTGGTCCAGTTCGACCCGGATTGCAATCAGGCCCGGGAGTACCGGGAACTGGCGCGGAGGATCATCGAAAACGAGCGGTTTGTTATCCCGCAGCCGATGAGCATGGACGAAATGGAGGAGTTGGTGGTAAAATACGGGCTTTTGGATTAG
- a CDS encoding P-II family nitrogen regulator has product MIRAVVRPEKAEEVVDALAAAGYVALTKLDVVGRGKQKGIQIGDIYYDELPKVMLLLVTGAENVAEVIEIISRAAHTGNFGDGKVFVSPVEEAYTVRTGSKGL; this is encoded by the coding sequence ATGATCCGTGCCGTCGTACGACCGGAAAAGGCGGAAGAGGTGGTCGATGCCCTGGCTGCGGCCGGGTACGTGGCGCTTACCAAATTGGACGTGGTCGGGCGCGGCAAACAAAAGGGGATCCAGATAGGTGACATCTACTACGATGAGCTTCCGAAGGTGATGCTCCTCCTCGTCACCGGTGCTGAAAACGTCGCGGAGGTGATCGAAATCATCAGCCGGGCGGCGCATACGGGCAATTTCGGCGACGGGAAGGTCTTCGTCAGCCCGGTCGAGGAGGCCTACACGGTGCGGACCGGGAGCAAAGGATTATAA
- a CDS encoding P-II family nitrogen regulator, giving the protein MKEIVAIIRPKKMTRTKEVLAALGFPALTACKVLGRGKQKGLAGEVAFGLRPELTGEEGTMRYVPKRMISVVVPDADARLVVEAIMKVNRTGAVGDGRVFVCPVEEVVRVRTGERDDAAIANETESEGEYRNALD; this is encoded by the coding sequence GTGAAGGAGATCGTGGCCATCATCCGCCCGAAAAAGATGACCAGGACCAAAGAAGTGCTGGCCGCGCTGGGTTTTCCGGCGCTGACGGCCTGCAAGGTCCTGGGGCGCGGCAAACAAAAGGGACTGGCGGGCGAGGTCGCCTTCGGTCTGCGGCCGGAACTCACCGGTGAGGAGGGAACGATGCGCTACGTCCCCAAGCGGATGATTTCCGTCGTGGTTCCTGATGCGGACGCCCGGCTGGTGGTGGAGGCGATTATGAAGGTCAACCGGACGGGGGCCGTCGGCGACGGCCGGGTCTTCGTCTGCCCGGTCGAAGAGGTCGTGCGGGTGCGCACGGGGGAACGCGACGACGCGGCGATTGCCAACGAAACGGAAAGCGAGGGGGAATACCGGAATGCCCTTGATTAA
- a CDS encoding nitrogenase component I subunit alpha — MPLINLKCNATIPEREKHIYIHDPRQPVIPACNINTVPGDMTERGCAFAGARGVIGGPIADIIAMVHAPVGCAWYTWATRRHLSDLYPWATPTKLANTAFNRRYCVVTDMQEKDVVFGGVKKLRQACLEAFRLFPEARAMVIFTTCTTGLIGDDVQAVARQVEKEVGKPVFTAESPGCSGVSQSKGHHDFNMQFYRQVKALRERRPELKMREEEKTPYDICLIGDYNMDWDLKVIRPLFEKIGVRIVAVFSGNERIENLIKMIDVKLNVVHCQRSAEYIAHMIKDGYDIPFIRVSLYGIEQTAEALRKTAAFFGLEERAEKVIAEEVARVEKALAFYREKLTGKRIAIYVGGPRVWHWIRLMEELGMEVIAGACTFAHEDDYEKINARHKGGILVIDAPNEFELEEMLVTLKPDLFLTGLKEKYLGRKMGIPTVNSHSYEKGPYAGFAGMVNFARDIYQGIYAPVWRFQDGLPAEQRGEEAVCG, encoded by the coding sequence ATGCCCTTGATTAACCTGAAGTGCAACGCGACGATCCCGGAGCGGGAAAAGCACATCTACATCCACGACCCCCGGCAGCCGGTGATTCCGGCCTGCAACATCAATACGGTGCCGGGGGATATGACCGAACGGGGCTGCGCCTTCGCCGGCGCCCGCGGGGTGATCGGCGGCCCGATCGCCGACATTATTGCGATGGTGCATGCCCCGGTGGGGTGTGCCTGGTATACCTGGGCGACGCGGCGGCACCTGTCCGACCTTTATCCCTGGGCTACGCCGACAAAGCTCGCTAACACCGCCTTTAACCGGCGCTACTGCGTGGTGACCGATATGCAGGAGAAGGACGTGGTCTTCGGCGGCGTGAAAAAGCTCAGGCAGGCCTGTCTGGAAGCCTTCCGGCTTTTCCCAGAGGCGCGGGCGATGGTCATCTTTACCACCTGCACCACGGGTCTGATCGGCGACGACGTGCAGGCGGTGGCCCGCCAGGTGGAAAAGGAGGTCGGCAAGCCGGTCTTCACGGCGGAATCGCCCGGTTGCTCGGGCGTGAGCCAGTCCAAGGGCCATCACGATTTCAATATGCAATTCTACCGCCAGGTGAAGGCCCTGCGGGAGCGCCGCCCGGAACTGAAGATGCGGGAAGAGGAGAAAACGCCGTACGACATCTGCCTGATCGGAGATTACAACATGGACTGGGACCTGAAGGTAATCCGCCCGCTGTTTGAGAAGATCGGCGTGCGCATCGTGGCGGTTTTTTCCGGAAACGAGCGGATCGAGAACCTGATCAAGATGATCGACGTAAAGCTGAACGTGGTGCACTGCCAGCGTTCCGCGGAGTACATCGCGCACATGATCAAGGACGGGTATGATATTCCGTTCATCCGGGTCTCGCTCTACGGCATCGAGCAGACGGCGGAGGCGCTGCGGAAGACGGCGGCCTTTTTCGGGCTGGAGGAGCGGGCGGAAAAGGTGATTGCCGAAGAAGTGGCGCGGGTCGAAAAGGCGCTGGCCTTCTACCGCGAGAAGCTCACCGGGAAGCGCATCGCCATCTACGTGGGGGGGCCACGGGTCTGGCACTGGATCAGGCTGATGGAGGAACTCGGTATGGAAGTGATCGCCGGCGCCTGTACCTTCGCCCACGAGGACGACTACGAGAAGATCAACGCCCGGCACAAGGGAGGCATCCTGGTCATCGATGCTCCCAACGAGTTTGAGCTCGAGGAGATGCTGGTTACTTTAAAGCCCGACCTTTTCCTTACGGGGCTCAAGGAGAAGTACCTGGGGCGCAAGATGGGCATCCCCACGGTGAACTCCCACTCTTACGAAAAGGGGCCTTACGCGGGGTTCGCCGGGATGGTGAATTTCGCCCGGGACATTTACCAGGGCATCTACGCCCCGGTCTGGCGGTTCCAGGACGGCCTGCCGGCGGAACAACGGGGGGAGGAAGCGGTATGCGGGTAA
- a CDS encoding nitrogenase component 1, which translates to MRVTEIPVEGIPYDQLKVEKIPAAPAYAPRDPELVAAADRALVVNPDRTCMPLGAMWAVLGVHRAIPFVQGAQGCTTYVRYTFCRIFKEPATIATASFHEDAAVFGGRRNLVEGLRNLAVRYRPEVIGVVTTCSSEIIGDDMVSFIKAARQNLREELGAEAADRIAVVLINTPSFAGSHVEGYNRAARAFVETLAMARNTSSNRVNIIPGLLYPGDIREIKHLLREMGIEATILFDISDTLDAPLEPPQQIPYYPPGGTRLAEIREMGNACATFALQADAGGSGARWLERKFGIPAVAGPVPVGVAATDDLLQHLSRFTGRDVPAALRAERGRLVDAMADTFHHTMMKRVAVFGDPDTVAGVTRFVCELGMTPVAVAAGTASKRFAQEVEAAFAAYRELFLDTPKVFNGGDLFEFEEYLKTLPRLDLIIGNSKGVDIARELDVPLVRVGFPVYDRFGYQKRPIVGYRGAELLLYEIVNAMLDHRYPDDRTQQL; encoded by the coding sequence ATGCGGGTAACGGAAATCCCGGTCGAGGGCATCCCCTACGACCAGTTAAAGGTGGAAAAGATACCGGCCGCGCCGGCCTATGCGCCGCGTGACCCGGAGTTGGTGGCGGCGGCCGACCGAGCGCTGGTGGTAAACCCGGACCGCACGTGCATGCCGCTGGGGGCGATGTGGGCCGTTTTGGGAGTGCACCGGGCGATTCCCTTCGTCCAGGGGGCGCAGGGGTGCACCACCTATGTACGGTACACCTTCTGCCGCATCTTCAAGGAGCCGGCGACGATCGCAACGGCCTCGTTTCACGAGGACGCCGCGGTCTTCGGCGGCCGCCGCAACCTGGTGGAAGGGCTCCGCAACCTGGCGGTGCGGTACCGGCCCGAGGTGATCGGTGTGGTCACAACCTGCTCCAGCGAGATCATCGGGGACGATATGGTGAGCTTCATTAAGGCGGCGCGGCAGAACCTGCGCGAGGAACTCGGGGCCGAAGCGGCGGACCGGATCGCCGTCGTCCTGATCAACACTCCGAGCTTTGCCGGCTCGCACGTCGAGGGGTACAACCGGGCGGCCAGGGCCTTCGTGGAAACGCTGGCCATGGCCAGGAACACCTCAAGTAACCGGGTAAACATCATTCCCGGCCTGCTCTATCCGGGCGACATCCGGGAGATCAAGCACCTCCTGCGGGAGATGGGGATCGAAGCGACAATTCTTTTCGATATTTCGGACACCTTGGATGCGCCCCTGGAGCCGCCGCAGCAGATTCCTTACTACCCGCCGGGAGGCACGCGGCTGGCCGAGATCAGGGAGATGGGCAATGCCTGCGCCACCTTCGCCCTGCAGGCCGACGCCGGCGGCAGCGGCGCCCGGTGGTTGGAGCGGAAATTCGGCATCCCGGCGGTGGCGGGGCCGGTGCCGGTAGGGGTGGCCGCCACGGACGATCTCCTGCAGCATCTCAGCCGGTTCACGGGGCGGGATGTCCCGGCCGCGCTCCGCGCCGAGCGCGGCCGCCTGGTGGACGCCATGGCCGACACCTTCCACCACACGATGATGAAGCGGGTGGCCGTCTTCGGTGACCCGGACACCGTGGCGGGGGTGACGCGGTTTGTCTGCGAGCTGGGCATGACCCCGGTAGCAGTGGCGGCGGGGACCGCCAGCAAGAGGTTCGCACAGGAGGTCGAGGCGGCATTTGCGGCGTACCGGGAGCTCTTCCTTGACACGCCGAAGGTTTTCAACGGGGGCGATCTCTTCGAATTCGAGGAATACCTTAAAACGCTGCCGCGCCTGGACCTGATTATCGGTAATTCCAAAGGGGTGGACATCGCCCGGGAACTTGATGTCCCCTTGGTGAGAGTCGGCTTTCCGGTTTACGACCGTTTTGGATACCAGAAGCGGCCGATCGTGGGTTACCGCGGGGCGGAGTTGCTGCTCTACGAAATCGTGAACGCCATGCTGGATCACCGCTACCCCGATGACCGGACGCAGCAACTTTAA
- a CDS encoding nitrogenase component 1, giving the protein MEALPCLPGCGAPTIPGEVSSRACPYYGARWLLALVKGALHLVHAPVGCAYYGGSVRGKAYRMLSTALDEKEIIFGSEAKLARAIREAVRLFPEAGAIFVYGCCAAGLTGTDIDGICTAARRRTGRPVVPVGCAGFAGTSQGDGHAIAAAALVRFLVGRAPPDTAAPYDVNVLGEFNNGGDLGEIEDLLGRLGLRVRCAFTGKADITALAGAHHARLNLVHCRRTGGPLAEAMAKEYGIPHLPVNFFGLAATAASLRETAARFGRERMAEEIIRAATTEAAPVLESVRRHVTGLRVGLYFGASRVGMMAAAFRELGMDVVFAGAQFGLAEDYAAAGAHMTVGGRLKDDASQWQLEDFLLRERPDLFVGGTRERFLAHKYGVPFMVFPQKGKPYAGFNGFVNFARDIVKALRAPVWQFIPGRWAHVLGD; this is encoded by the coding sequence GTGGAAGCGCTGCCCTGCTTGCCGGGCTGCGGCGCGCCCACCATCCCCGGGGAGGTATCCAGCCGGGCGTGCCCGTACTACGGGGCGCGCTGGCTGCTGGCACTGGTCAAGGGCGCGCTGCACCTTGTGCACGCCCCGGTGGGATGCGCCTATTACGGCGGGTCCGTGCGCGGGAAGGCGTACCGGATGCTCTCCACCGCCCTGGATGAAAAGGAGATTATTTTCGGAAGCGAGGCCAAGCTGGCGCGGGCGATCCGCGAAGCGGTCCGTCTTTTCCCGGAGGCCGGGGCCATCTTCGTGTACGGCTGCTGCGCTGCGGGGCTCACCGGTACGGACATAGACGGCATCTGCACCGCCGCCCGCCGCCGTACCGGGCGGCCGGTGGTACCGGTGGGCTGTGCGGGCTTCGCCGGCACCAGCCAGGGCGACGGTCACGCCATTGCGGCGGCGGCGCTGGTCAGGTTCCTGGTGGGCCGTGCCCCTCCGGACACGGCCGCGCCGTACGACGTTAATGTCCTGGGCGAATTTAACAATGGTGGCGATCTGGGGGAGATTGAAGATTTGCTCGGGCGGCTCGGCCTGCGGGTACGCTGTGCCTTCACGGGGAAGGCGGACATCACCGCTCTGGCCGGTGCCCACCACGCCCGCCTGAACCTGGTGCACTGCCGCCGCACCGGCGGACCATTGGCGGAAGCGATGGCGAAAGAGTACGGCATCCCGCACCTGCCCGTCAACTTCTTCGGGCTCGCCGCCACCGCGGCCTCCCTGCGGGAAACGGCCGCCCGGTTCGGCCGGGAGCGGATGGCGGAAGAGATAATCCGTGCAGCCACCACAGAGGCGGCTCCGGTGTTGGAGAGCGTGCGCCGGCATGTGACCGGGTTACGCGTGGGTCTCTACTTCGGGGCCTCGCGCGTGGGAATGATGGCCGCCGCGTTCCGCGAACTGGGGATGGATGTCGTGTTTGCCGGGGCGCAATTCGGCCTGGCTGAGGATTATGCCGCCGCCGGAGCGCACATGACGGTTGGCGGCAGGCTTAAAGACGACGCCTCCCAGTGGCAGTTGGAAGATTTTTTGCTGCGGGAAAGGCCGGATCTTTTCGTCGGGGGCACCCGGGAGCGCTTTTTGGCCCATAAATACGGCGTACCGTTCATGGTTTTCCCCCAGAAGGGCAAGCCCTATGCCGGCTTTAACGGTTTCGTCAATTTCGCCCGGGACATCGTAAAAGCTCTGCGAGCGCCGGTTTGGCAATTCATTCCGGGGAGGTGGGCGCATGTCTTGGGAGACTGA
- a CDS encoding radical SAM protein, with product MSWETDLKGHPCFNRSASTRYGRVHLPVAPRCNVKCRYCDRRGDCPNESGPGAASRVLCPDEALAELKRLMARDQRIRVAAVAGPGDPLANEETFHTLDLVHREFPELIKCLSTNGLLLSDRVPMLKALGVKSVTVTVNAVDPRVAEPVYEWVRYRDETYRGRQAAARLVLNQLEGIWRAVRLGLAVKVNTVLIPGVNEGHVAEISRVVKGLGVRLMNVMPLVPRAGFRDLPAPGAAMMRAARTAAGAFTPQMDWCRQCRADAAGLLGECGRI from the coding sequence ATGTCTTGGGAGACTGACTTGAAGGGACACCCCTGCTTTAACCGAAGCGCCTCTACACGTTACGGCCGGGTGCACCTGCCGGTGGCGCCCCGCTGCAACGTCAAGTGCCGCTACTGCGACCGCCGCGGGGACTGCCCGAACGAGAGCGGCCCCGGCGCCGCCAGCCGGGTGCTGTGCCCGGATGAGGCGTTAGCCGAACTTAAGCGCCTCATGGCGCGCGATCAGCGCATCCGGGTGGCGGCCGTGGCCGGGCCGGGCGACCCCCTGGCCAACGAGGAGACCTTTCACACCCTGGACCTGGTGCACCGGGAGTTCCCGGAGTTGATCAAGTGCCTGAGCACCAACGGCCTTCTGCTGTCGGACCGCGTACCGATGCTCAAGGCACTGGGAGTCAAATCGGTGACCGTGACCGTCAACGCCGTCGATCCCCGGGTAGCCGAGCCCGTCTACGAATGGGTGCGTTACCGGGACGAGACCTATCGCGGCCGCCAGGCCGCCGCGCGCCTGGTCCTCAACCAGCTCGAGGGGATCTGGCGGGCGGTGCGCCTGGGCCTGGCGGTCAAGGTGAACACCGTCCTGATCCCCGGTGTCAACGAGGGGCACGTGGCGGAGATCTCCCGCGTGGTGAAGGGCCTGGGCGTGAGGCTGATGAACGTCATGCCCCTGGTGCCCCGTGCCGGTTTTCGTGACCTCCCGGCGCCCGGCGCGGCTATGATGCGGGCGGCGCGGACGGCGGCGGGCGCCTTCACGCCCCAGATGGACTGGTGCCGGCAGTGCCGCGCCGACGCCGCCGGGCTCCTGGGCGAGTGCGGCCGGATATGA
- a CDS encoding homocitrate synthase has product MDTTLRDGEQAPGVAFSTREKVLMARLLDRAGVYQIEAGIPAMGEVEQEAIRRIAALDLRSRVSTWNRILPEDIRASLACGVRDVHLSAPVSEIHLRYKLGRSRRWVLAQLRKTIAYALAYGCRVTVGTEDASRAEDAFLVEFALLAQEMGVERLRYCDTVGVLDPFTTLERLTRLREKVAIPLEFHGHNDFGMATANALAAVKAGCRYVDVTVGGLGERAGNVPLEEVVAALEHLYGLPAGLDRRRLSILSRVVARAAGRERKKVISDTAIGDRPHRQKEEAECEREPGFS; this is encoded by the coding sequence GTGGATACCACCCTGCGCGACGGGGAACAGGCGCCGGGGGTGGCTTTCAGCACGAGGGAAAAGGTCCTTATGGCCCGGCTGCTGGACCGCGCGGGTGTGTACCAGATCGAGGCGGGCATTCCGGCGATGGGCGAGGTGGAGCAGGAAGCGATAAGGCGCATCGCCGCCCTGGACCTGCGCAGCCGGGTCAGCACCTGGAACCGGATACTGCCGGAAGACATCCGGGCTTCGCTCGCCTGCGGGGTGCGGGACGTGCACCTCTCCGCCCCCGTTTCCGAGATCCACCTCCGGTACAAGCTGGGCCGGTCGCGCCGCTGGGTCCTGGCGCAACTGCGGAAAACGATCGCCTACGCTTTGGCCTACGGCTGCCGCGTAACGGTGGGGACGGAGGACGCCTCCCGGGCGGAGGATGCCTTTCTGGTGGAGTTCGCGCTGCTGGCGCAAGAGATGGGAGTCGAACGCCTGCGCTACTGCGACACGGTGGGGGTGCTCGACCCTTTCACGACCCTTGAACGTCTCACCCGCCTGCGGGAAAAGGTGGCCATCCCGCTTGAATTTCACGGACACAACGATTTCGGCATGGCCACCGCCAACGCGCTGGCGGCGGTCAAGGCCGGGTGCCGGTACGTGGACGTTACCGTGGGGGGGCTGGGCGAGCGGGCGGGAAACGTGCCTCTGGAAGAGGTGGTGGCGGCGCTGGAGCACCTTTACGGCCTCCCGGCGGGCCTCGACCGCCGCCGGCTCAGCATCTTGAGCCGCGTGGTGGCCAGGGCGGCCGGCCGGGAGAGGAAAAAGGTCATAAGCGACACGGCGATCGGGGACCGGCCGCACAGGCAAAAGGAGGAAGCGGAATGCGAAAGAGAGCCTGGTTTTTCGTAA
- the modA gene encoding molybdate ABC transporter substrate-binding protein, with the protein MRKRAWFFVSLAGLLAGLLVGCGTPRTAREAAPAREIAVYAGAGLRDALPEVADLYRRQHPGTKVSFNFAGAGTLQKQVEQGAPGDIVIFPGEKQMNALEKEGLIDKATRKRILADKLVLITPEDGQKVKGFADLASPDVGRVSIGDPAIVPAGEWAKEALVNLGLWDKVQPKLVLAKDVQQVRTYVETGNVDAGLVWRSTAAVSPKVGIAAEAPAKTHRPIFFTGAVVGGSKEKEAALDFLNYLAGPEAAGVFARYGFTPLATAS; encoded by the coding sequence ATGCGAAAGAGAGCCTGGTTTTTCGTAAGTCTCGCCGGTTTGCTGGCGGGCCTGCTTGTCGGGTGCGGAACGCCCCGGACCGCCCGGGAGGCCGCGCCGGCCAGGGAAATCGCGGTTTACGCCGGCGCGGGGCTGAGAGACGCGCTGCCGGAAGTGGCGGACCTGTACCGCCGGCAGCATCCGGGGACCAAGGTCTCCTTTAACTTCGCCGGCGCCGGTACGTTGCAGAAGCAGGTCGAGCAGGGAGCGCCGGGTGACATTGTCATCTTCCCCGGCGAGAAGCAGATGAATGCCTTAGAAAAGGAGGGGTTGATCGACAAGGCCACCCGTAAGAGAATCCTGGCCGATAAGCTGGTGCTCATCACGCCGGAGGATGGGCAAAAGGTGAAGGGCTTTGCCGACCTTGCTTCACCGGACGTCGGTAGGGTGAGTATCGGCGATCCGGCCATCGTGCCGGCGGGAGAATGGGCGAAGGAGGCGCTGGTCAACCTGGGGCTCTGGGACAAGGTACAACCGAAGCTCGTTCTGGCCAAGGATGTGCAGCAGGTCCGTACTTACGTGGAAACAGGGAACGTCGACGCGGGCCTGGTGTGGCGGTCCACCGCCGCGGTTTCGCCAAAGGTCGGGATCGCGGCCGAAGCGCCGGCAAAGACCCATCGCCCGATCTTCTTCACCGGGGCCGTAGTCGGCGGCAGCAAGGAAAAAGAAGCGGCCCTTGATTTTCTTAACTACCTTGCCGGGCCGGAAGCGGCCGGGGTTTTCGCCAGATACGGTTTTACGCCCCTGGCGACGGCGTCCTGA